The Aethina tumida isolate Nest 87 chromosome 5, icAetTumi1.1, whole genome shotgun sequence genomic sequence ataaaacattaaattttattcgtatgcaaaaaatttaaaatatcattttggagtaaaaaatattttttgtatgtcTTTAAAACTATCATCCATAATGgactaaattcattaatttattggagTGGAAAACGCTTTTTGTAGCTCCATCGGAAcataaaacatgaaatatgtaaataattgttaaaatgtgaAGTGTAATTCAATTATCTATGATGTAcgcaaaatgtttttaatccattttttcaaaagtgaaGTGTAATCCAATTATCAGTGATgtgcattaaatattttttattcgaatttccagtgaaataatattgttatacaGCTAAAACAGTGGATTCGCTCCGATAATCCAAGTAATGTAATTCGAATTGTATGCACGTGATTGCAGTAACCaatcatcaaaataaataaacgcaaATCGCCGATGAAGTTCAAGGAAGTTAGCACGAACATGTATATTCAACATCCACTTGTGCAACGTATCAGAAGTACCTGGTGGGGGGTTGGAATTAGTGGCGGAGCCGATAGAGTTAGAGCAGTTATCATAGTCGAGAGTAGATCGGAGTGAAGTGAGGGAAATTTAGTTTAGTATTCTAGTCCGTATCATTGCGAGGCGGGGGTCAAGTGACTTAATTGGGAAACGAGATACTTCACCTCATCCAACCGTCGCAGCCTTCCATTATGTCACGGAGCCACATGTCTCATGACTTACAATCAGGCCCCCAAGTGCCTGGCTCAAGATGGTTCGTGGCATTATCAATCAGCCACGATTTAATATACACGGCCTAACTTTCGTATTAAAACACTTAGCGCCGACTTTTTGGACtagcttattaattaaagtttaagcGCACCAGATCGCCGTGCAACTGCTCCgataaatcaacaatttatatttatacagttaaCGGTTGTGGTTCTCGCAAGTGTTTGTGGCAAACATTTAAAGAACTCTAGCCTTTTATCCGGcaaatgtttgtaaattgtCGACAGACCCCCGATTGGATAAAATACGGCCATAGAAAACTAAAGTCTACAAAGATTGATGAGGGCGCCAAAAAACCTTAATTCGGGAAAAACTTGCGGTGGCTTTCCAACAACTTggcagtaattaattatttaaattttttattttttgtgcaaACCGGTCATTAACTCCTTCATTGTCGGACCGACTATAAATTCACCTTATTGATTACAAAAAACTTCAATTCAAGGGTTAAtgccttttttaattaaccgtTCCTGAAGATATTGGGAGCACAGTACAGTGAGGGTCAAAcatttagaagaaataaacaagagtaattaataaactacatataaattataacaaataaaataaataaatattcttcttttttcaaatatgaaGTTTCCATTCTGGAaactaataagaaataatcaaTACGATAATAGTTTGTATTCTACATTGTAACacgacaataaatttaaaaaaataaagtgttttctttcattttttggCGAAAGgcgatttatttctttttgcaGACTtggcaaaatataatatgtggAACACCCCACCGCGATGTAATGGAtatgaaattgtatttttccTCTGGATACCGacaaaacatatttgtttCAGTTAAAAGTGCTTTTATTAAACCGTCAACTAAATGCGAAACGttccttaaatatataaatgtttgtcaCGGAggcataataaaaatgtttttgcacgcttaattttgtgattttgTGATTTATCGACATTCGAAATCGATACGTCGGCAAAAACGTCGCATTTGTTAAATCAATACGGAGTCGaaacgtaaataattatttaattagggaAAACTGTTCGGAGTTGTGAAACGTGCTAATATTACCGCAGATCTCGTATTGCACTCGTAAAATACAACGACTGCCAATGAAGTCGAAAACTGGCAATTCTGGCtcattttctataaatctTGCACGGATTGTGCGAACACAATGATTAACTAATTGGCCGAACGTTTTCATTAACGGCTATTAACTGTATACGATATAAATTTCATGTTCGGAAATTATAGTCACCCACTTTAACCCCGACTTTGTGatgcaaattcattttagacCCGACGAATGTTGTTACGTGAAACATCGACTTCATTAACTCCGTTTGTAATTACATCAAATATGCATCTTTAATCGCGTCTTGTGTCTACATTATCCGTCTGACCTACACCCTAtactactaattaatatttatgtgggTGCTTGGGTCCTTAGATCCTACACTTATGCCTTTAATACGTGAAAATGATGCCCTTTCATAAATGACCACTTTGACCGTTAACCATAATCTGAATTATTTGACCATAAAGTTGAAACGGGGAGATATTGtgtaaaaattgacaaaattaattaaactataggTAAAGGAAGAGGGATCCTTGGTCCTTGCGtatataattatcttattatgattatgacctgctcaattcagaaaaatatatgcaacATTTTATTGAGTAAGAatgtagtattttttataatattattttaacagttcacattaattaaaagaattgtggttaaaatatttattattaataatgttcaaaAGCAATATCCTaactaatatgtaatttaaattaattaatttaaccataaatttgaaacaagataaaaataaaaattgatcaaaattaaatagaaaacggTTGAAAAGGAATTTGGTGCTCGGTTGCTTAGATCCCACACTGAAGCCTTTAATACGTGAAAATGACGCTCTTTCATAAAGGAAACGTTTGACCGTTAAAGATaatctgaattaatttatttgatcatAAACCTAAAGCACGGTGACAATGTGTAAAAAttgatcaaaattaaatagaaaatggcTAAAAGAAAGGGGATTTGTTGGGCGACCGTTCGGTAGAATGTGGACTTTGCATGAAGCGCGAGTTTATGGGAttgaagttaaatttaaatcacacCGGTTCTTTTAAGAGGCACTTAAAAAGGCGCTCGCAAAAAATGAGTTACTCCACTTCAGTTTATAGTTAGTTTATATAGAAAACTTTGTTGCACGGGATTCACTACTTACAAAGTGCCTACTAACTGGGTAATATAATGGAATAAAACGAgtttgaaaaaagtatttttatgcgCTCATGAAAGATGCAATGACTGAAAGTGatgatgataatttatatCCAAAAAGAAAAATCGATATGTTTaagaaacacattttattaataaatataaaaatataatacaaattctAATCATCATCAGTACCAAATGGATCTTTGTTTGCTTTGACCAAAGTCAGTGAACTCTCGCAGAGTTTGGTTAGCAGATCTCCTAATTTTTCTTTGGAGTACACCTAGAAAGTAAAATTACGccataaatatagttttattcagataaattaataagacaaACCTGGTAAAGTTTATGATCCTCTGAAGCAATTATATCAGCTAATTGAACACATTCTCCATGTTGATTAGATTCCTTCAAAACTAAACATAACAATAAGACAATCTCTGGTATACAGACAGAACGGAGATAATCAGCATCTTTCGCCTCAACGTCACACAACCACCCTCCAGGGAATAACAAAACATTGTATAGAACTGTTTTGGCGTTCTTAGCCATCTGCGCCAATCCCATCTTCCatctaaaatacataaatattagcCATTGTAAtcctttaaattatgtaattattatttaattaccgtTCAAATTCTGCATTATATTGACTACATTTATGCTGATAAGCGACCTTGTCAACAAATGGTGCGTGTTCTGGCAGTGGTTCTGGTGGTAAAGGTGCACTCCCTTTCAAAGAAAACCATTCATTAAAAGCGTCACATGCACTCAAATAAGCTTTATATGACAAATGTTCTTTAATTGCCTTGTCAACATTTTCTTGATGCacctacaaataaataatgtattccAATTTGTTAGTTTAAGTATTTGATAGTTTACCAAAGATGCAACAATATCATGGGGTAACTTCTCCATAGCTTTTTGTGCACATTCCACTTTACCTACAGTAAGAAATGCAAATACTATAGCGTTGCATTGCAATAAAAACTCAGCTCTTTGCTGCTCAAAGAAATTCAACCAATCTAAGGCGCCAATCTTGAAAATATCCGATTCTGTCACTTTTACCTACgtgatatcaaatattaatatttaacaattaaaattttaaacaattttatacttgTAAATTATCAGATTCTTCCATTTCAAGAGGTCTGCTTCTAATATTCTCCACTACTTGTTTAGTAATGGCGAATATGTTTAAGCCGCTGTTTTCGGCGTAAATAAGCGACGTCTTCCTCTCTTCAGGATCGACGATGTTCTCCAAGTACATTGCATACAACTGTATCTGGCTAGCATtgcttaatttacttacataaTACGCCACCATCTGCGTTTCATTCATTTCCGTTAATCTTCTTAtataactataatataaacaaaatattatatagtagTAACCAGTTGTAAACACTTACGCTTCCACAATTTTCTCCACGCTCTGTCTGTTGTTGGCCTGTCCAATCTGCTCCAAGAACAACACCAAATGCGCcgcaaatctcaaaaattgaGTGTCCACCATTGAATTCTCCGCCCAATCCTCCAAATAATTGACCAACTTTGGAATCTCGTCCAGAATAATGTACTTCTGGATGATGTGATCCCTTTTGCGAGCCTCATCCCGAACAATCGGGTTCTTGGAGGACTCCAGTGCGTCGAAAACTTCGTTCAAAGATCGCCTCTGGATCCAATATTCCTCGGGTAAGGGCGAGTAGCTGTTGTTGCGGACTACACAGTCTCTAACTTCGGATTCGACGCGAATGTCAACGATGCCTTTCATGTACGCCCACAGATTGTCTTCCCAAGTTTTGCACACTGATAGTATTGGGTCGATGTAACCGCAGAAAACTCCTATTGATGCTTTATCATATAGGCTTAGGTAGTCCTAAATATTACACAATTAGTTACAGTCTTGAATAAATGTGTTAGAAATGTTACTTGTTTGCAGTACTTGATTGCCATAGCTTTCCAAATATCCCTGTTGGCGTTGCCTTCGATTTCAGCTGGAGGCATGTCCTCAAATCCATCATCGACGTCAGTGATGTCACTCTCCACTTCATTGTCACCTTCCTTTATGTTAGGATTGTGATACAGACGCCAGCCTTCGAAAATCGCAGCTTTCCATGAATGCCCAGATTGTTGGCACAACtgtaaaacatcaaattaataCCTTCATTAAGTCAGTTTTCATTCAAATCCTTACCCTTTGGGCTTGATCCAGTTTTCCGCATCGAATTTCACGGAATATCCTGCGACATAAACGCACTTCATCATCGGCATCTTCGTCGTGAAGCGGACGGTTTTCGTAATGTGGTGCGTCCGGGTCCATTTTGGAGACTATTTGCCGTGAGGATGAAAAGGGAATGGCGTTGGGAAGTTGGAGTTGATGCAAAGTATTCTCCCAACCTACTGTTGCATCTGAGAAATGCAAGATTTCGTCGTCCCTTTCGGCTTCGGTGCTTTCCAGCCAGTCTATCACTAATTGACTTTCGCGGACCTATTAaggaaaacaaacaatttaaatttctgtgTTTGTATTGGAGTTTAATGAGTTACCAGAGGGTCTCTTTTGAAAAGATTTTCGACGCAGTATTTTTCGGATTTTCCGAAATATTGAATGGTTTCATCGTCATCCATCAAGTTTTGCGTGTGCAAGCGGTCTTGATACAAAATGAACAACAGCCTCCAAGTATTACGCTCGTTTTCCAGCCATTTTTCTTTGTCTGCAGATGTTACAGTGACTTTAGATTTCAAgcctaaaaatataacaaataatatatgaaataatttaaacattgtttaaatacaaatgatATATAAAGGTAGCAGAAATAAGGTACCACTGTTATATTTCAGTTGTCAATAAACATTGAAATccttcataataaataatataaccagtttcctttaatttttgCCACCACAATTAACAAAGTAATACAAAGTATATACCATCTATAACTTTAAGAGCATCTGATGCACACCTGGCCAAATCAGACAAAACATCCAGAACATCATGTCCCCCAGAATGACTTTGCAGCACCTCAAAGAACTCGATGTACAAGCTTTCGAGGGCATTTTTCCAGGGAGCATTCCCTTGAATCACAGAACCCCTAACAGAGGTATCAAGCAAAATCGATGACATTGTATCATTGTACTTGGAACCTTGGtgcattattttttgtatttcgtATGGGGCCATTGTTACACTGAGATCTTGATCATACTGTGTTTTATCCAGCCGACTTTTGTTTGGAGTTTTGAAGAGGCCTCTTCCGGTCGGTCGGAGGGCGTCTTCCAGAAAACGTACCGATCTATCTAAATCGTTATCCATGTTTTCGTCTGGTTTTTAGGAGAAAACCGGGAACAGCTACACACTACCTAACctcaaaaatgttttcttcgaattataacttaaaataaaagggGACACACAAAGGACACACGCAGTAAATAACTTCACATACTACAGcactttataataatgtattttgttaaattgaacatgtgtattaattattttttatttaattttaaatgtaaatttaaactaatggAACATAATACTAACGGCACGGGTTGATTCGATAGCCATCTATGTGTGATTAgacaaactaaataaaatagcaGTAGAATTATGTAATAAGACGGTgattaacaacaattaaataaataaccttAAATTGTATAggtctaaattataaatttacctaaaatttgtataattttatatatatactaattaccaatgtaaaaaaaatctattttaactattaaagagTTTCTGTTAAGTATCATAGATGGCACCACActatttatcttattaaatctacacttttaaattattaaattgaatatattcccaacttaattaattaatttaatttaataattgcattattaacattttttatgtattttttatctattttagaatatttattatttattatttcgaaagtgttatttattttaatattcaaatttgtcaattaacgacaataaaataaaagttttagtcgaatttttattacttaaaatataatttgttgagATGCCCACCCAATATCCGTAGCtagtttaaatagttaataacaGTTGTTAAttcttgaaattataattattattagtactctattgataaaactatatataaattattcgttaaatcataaattgaaAGGAAATGGTTCCATTAGTACAAACAAGTTGAAGAGCCAGCTTTCCCTGGATTAATTGGTGATTTTAGCCAAGCACCCAGATAATTGTATCTCGCAGTTCCTGGGTGAAGGACCTCGAACCTATCACGTTTTGTAcggtttttcaattaaacaaacaaacgaACTCGCTATCATAAGAAaccgtttttaaaaaactggaCCTTTATCAAGACACGAATGCTTGACTTACACACGAGCGTGTGTGATTGCGTTTCGTGTCGATGCCTTGGGATGAGTGCATAAATTCAAGCATTAGCCTTTCCCACCGCGGATAATCCCCGCAACACCTACCATTAGTTACTGTCcgagttaaatattttacctcgTTTTTCCTTGATGCTCATATTTACGGCGCGTTTTCGTCCTCCGGTGCCTGTTTAACTGCTGTTGCCCGGCTTGATTTATTTCTGTCCATCTTGACCAACTAATAAGGCGATTAATGCACGCCGGGATGTATCCTATACccatttggattttttttcctGCTTATCCAGTAGTTGGAACGAGTAGAAAAAAGTCAATTGTTGGTGGACATGTGTCCGTTTTAATAAACCGTTCGGGTGTTGGTAGATGGAATCGATGTAAATAATGAACTGAACAAAATGGAACGAAATGACTGGCATGTACAATGTGCTATTAGATGAGTGTTGGcaaattgcaaaaataaaaaaattaattaaaattacgagATATTATGTTCACGATTTCATATTAACTCGAAAGAAAATAGTCAtcaatttggaaaattaactTGATCGTGCTACTTGGTGTGCAGAATCCATGTGAAAAGTCCACAAATTACAGTGAGTGCAGTTCTATCTAGAATAGGCAGCAGTAATCTTTTAAAGCGTTTACTCATTTATAATAGAGCgatgtattaaaattgtaggTATTCCACGGGAATGaacattttgcattttattattaaaattgtcgattttacattattttcctGGATAGCTTACGACATATAATTACTAGGCACTGTGCTGTTACTGCCCGCAACTACAGCAATATCCTCCTTAATATCGTTACCCAATTACGGGTTATGGCTAAAAACCTCTTACCAAAGTGACTGCGATTATTTTTCAAGCGTATTTAGGCCtctggaaaaaaataaatgcaatacAATTACTTCAGATATGTATGATAGTCTTCGTTTATGTGTGAGCttgttatttttcaatctGGCCCAGTTGTGGCTTCTGTGGGAAGtaactacttttttattttttgcaaaatattaagtttatgtTCAAACGTAAAATGAtccttcattaattaaaaacagcaATTTTCGCAAGGTGAAAAGTGATCCGCAAAAAACAAGTGTGTGACCCAAATAAATGGCAATCAAGTCCGTCATCAAAATGTGAAAATGAACCAGTTTAAAATTCTTTCTCTCGTACAAAGACTCCACCGCACACGTTAAACTTTCACCATATTGTTCCGAGACAATAAATATCATCGCATCCACTTTCTACACTTGCACCGTGGTGCACTCACTATTATTCTACAACTTTTCTTGACCTTACACACCTTTGTTTCTGTTGATCTCAACCCGGCCGTGTTACTATGTAAACTAGTATTAATGGTCAACGTATGACCTACTTTTTCATTAAGCTCCACTTAAGCCTCAAATCGATGATCCGAAGTGGAACCTCTTACGCACCACAACCGAGCCGGACGACTCCCTCCATAACCTAgtccaatttaataaaacccgTTAAACGtccgttttttattttcgcaATCGCTTCAAACTCCAAATGAGCACCATTTATAGCTTCCACCCTTAAAGGCGGCCATCGCCAACAAAAACGTACCGACGTTTTCGAAGGCGAGCACGTGGAAAAGAACAACAAAAAGTCGCCGTTTCgtctttaaaactttttcatttttctccTCGCATTatgtattattcatattacaGATTATTTGCTGCTTTTATTCCGGCCACTGTGCCGCCGAATCTTTCGGACGGACCGTGTGcttgtgtgtgtgtttgtatATGGGCACGTGCGGCGAGCCCTCTTTTTACTCTTTTCCGCGCTCCAATCCGACTTCACTTTATATGGGCAGACCGTTCTTCTGCGATGCGTCCGACCCGTGCAGAAATTGACTGTGGTACGGTCGAAAGTTTTTGGGACAAAAATCATCGTAGACCAAAATTACGGATTAGTCAACCCTGGCCGGTCAAGGTTGGCCGGTATTACAATcggtaaaattttttaattaattattaactttattatgcCCATATGACAACTGAAAATACTGGTTTTGAAACTATAAACACCATAATCTAGTTATTTATTCACCTAAAAACGGGCGAGGGAAAAATGCCGCCAGTAAACAAGcacaagttaaaaatatcttcGTGTTTAACACCAATGGGTATGGTAATAACTTATTGATTACTAACAAATTGAACAGAATTACGCAAAaggttttcttttatttcgaCCAACTTGTCTTCCTAGTGAGATTTAAttacctaattaaatttattgccttTTGGTTCATATTCCAGGAAAATATTGGGGGTGCTTAAAAAACCAACATCTGTTTTGATTTCCTTccattacataaaaaacatcaataacaaataatagttACAATGGTGGATGAAATAGAACTTCCAATTTACCAGTTTGAAGTCTCTCTAATGTGATATATGACCTCGTGTTGTCATGAGGAAGCAGAATGTCTTTATATTgactaaagatattttttgagtTCTTGGTCTACTCGAAGTATTATTCTTTTGGTTTCTTGGTAGGTAGGTAGTCTATATGTCTGATTTCACGCGCAGTCCATCATTCagacatcaaaatatttcaccaGCTTCAAATTATTGTCCAGACATTAATTGCACAAGGCTTCTTTCTGATTGGTGATTCatgacaatttatttcaaacgtCTTTCACAAATCATTTCGAATGAAACAGAGCTTCCTTCGTTAGTAGAGGGTTCAGGATAACCTCAACGTTGTTCTTCTGTTCATTACCAATGGAAATTCTGTGATTTCACTTACTCCAATAGATCAttcctaataaataaaagtgttttaaataaaataatataaaaatattggttatttcaaatgaaaatatagTATAAGACAGTCTAGAAATATAGTGTTTTGTTTCAGTGAATGACCatgatattgaaaatatgactgATGAGgaagttttcaaaatatgtagtttattttacagataaaaattgtatatataaatcagGATCAAGAtgagtacaaaaatatatgactTTCAGAAAAgattgacaaataaaaatgttactttaatcaaataatgagAAATTGAATACATTCAATACAATACATTGTTTCTGTGGCTGATCatgatattgaaaatataaaaaatgaggaGGATTTCGAAGTCttgacagtttattttatacgttTTTACAAATCAGGTGAAAATGGGTACAAAAATATGACactcagaaaatattaatcaataaaaatattggttttatcAAAGAATGAGAACTCTAAcacatttcagaagaaaatataaagcaGTTCATAAATATAGGCAGTTGTTTTTGTGACTGACCATGATGTTGAACATATGTGCGATGAGGAAGATTTCAAAGTCTTTAGAGTTTATTTTAGAGGTatactttgtttttaaaaatcaaggCTCTGGAAttataggaaaaaaataaatagaacagTTTAGGTCCCTGGGTAAAATAGAAGACAGCcctaactttaaataatatttggcgATGTTTTTTGCTGGACTCCTTCCTCCTCATTTTGATCTCACCTAATTAATGGACGTCCCTGGACCGAATGCAAATTTTTCCGGTGTCCTGTCCAAAACCTGAGCCCGCCGAAAATTGCATTATTCCGTGATGTCAGCCCGTTCGCGTACCATAAACGGCCAGATACtagattatgttttattatgtagCACGAATAATTCCCCGGCAATAAAATTGGATCGTTAAATTTGACATGCACCATTAAAATATCAGCTTTTTTTCCAACTGGTCGAATCCGAAATGCAACTGCAACCAAATTCGGAGTTAGATGCGGCCGATCGTGATTTAAAATCAGATCACGGATCGCGGATCAAGTGGCGAATCTAAGCATTGTATGTAAGTATTCCGATTCCGAGAAgcgataattaaaatgaaaatatcaagTATTGTGCTCTATATGGCGCTTATCACTCACAGATAAGTGctcttagttttttatttgtgttcgTTGGTCGGCGTtccttaagaaaattattattttattcgttttGGCAGTGTACCCCTCACAGACACTTCAAAAAGGCTTCAGTAAAGATatgatttatgtatttaacaaatgaagcaaaattttaatcagaatttgttgttttttaattattatcacattTATCCCTCTACGTCATTGACAAATAAATTGCTAcgtagaatttttatattgaaaaatggttAATAAACTGACTTTCTTATTGGAAATATAATGGATAAAAATCTAGCTATTCTTTGTCACCACCCAGTcatcattttcaataataagattttctgAATTTCTTATGTCATATACCTTAGTActgatttgtaaaaaatatttacttaacaaACAAACTCTAAATACTTTGAAATTTCCAATTCATGGtcaatatcaaaaacaatgtgtaagactttttattattccaaaaaaacaatattttctaaaagttttatatttttgtagccttgatttaaaaaaaaaatgtatactgCCTATATTTATGAACtgctttatattttcttctgaaatgtgTTAGAGTTTTCATTCTTTGATAAaaccaacatttttattgatcaatattttctgagagtcatatatttttgtacccATTTTCACCCTTATtcgtaaaaacaatttatccgtgtaaaata encodes the following:
- the LOC109597281 gene encoding nuclear pore complex protein Nup107, which codes for MDNDLDRSVRFLEDALRPTGRGLFKTPNKSRLDKTQYDQDLSVTMAPYEIQKIMHQGSKYNDTMSSILLDTSVRGSVIQGNAPWKNALESLYIEFFEVLQSHSGGHDVLDVLSDLARCASDALKVIDGLKSKVTVTSADKEKWLENERNTWRLLFILYQDRLHTQNLMDDDETIQYFGKSEKYCVENLFKRDPLVRESQLVIDWLESTEAERDDEILHFSDATVGWENTLHQLQLPNAIPFSSSRQIVSKMDPDAPHYENRPLHDEDADDEVRLCRRIFREIRCGKLDQAQRLCQQSGHSWKAAIFEGWRLYHNPNIKEGDNEVESDITDVDDGFEDMPPAEIEGNANRDIWKAMAIKYCKQDYLSLYDKASIGVFCGYIDPILSVCKTWEDNLWAYMKGIVDIRVESEVRDCVVRNNSYSPLPEEYWIQRRSLNEVFDALESSKNPIVRDEARKRDHIIQKYIILDEIPKLVNYLEDWAENSMVDTQFLRFAAHLVLFLEQIGQANNRQSVEKIVEAYIRRLTEMNETQMVAYYVSKLSNASQIQLYAMYLENIVDPEERKTSLIYAENSGLNIFAITKQVVENIRSRPLEMEESDNLQVKVTESDIFKIGALDWLNFFEQQRAEFLLQCNAIVFAFLTVGKVECAQKAMEKLPHDIVASLVHQENVDKAIKEHLSYKAYLSACDAFNEWFSLKGSAPLPPEPLPEHAPFVDKVAYQHKCSQYNAEFERWKMGLAQMAKNAKTVLYNVLLFPGGWLCDVEAKDADYLRSVCIPEIVLLLCLVLKESNQHGECVQLADIIASEDHKLYQVYSKEKLGDLLTKLCESSLTLVKANKDPFGTDDD